In Silene latifolia isolate original U9 population chromosome 3, ASM4854445v1, whole genome shotgun sequence, a single window of DNA contains:
- the LOC141649165 gene encoding uncharacterized protein LOC141649165 has translation MPGGSLQLLRATLDQVPPSFHGEEDLDLSELNLRQCRRKICDGHYTAVVRVLSSSGIAPYSDATLVALQPKHPVAPSPSLPPLSVNHYPFVASPAVVLDMIWSFPRGTSCGRDGFRAQHLMDCLSGADVAISDDLTTSITRVVNLFLEGRCPHALGEYVASAPLTPFVKPGGGIRPIAVGTIWRRLVSKVGAFLVGPSLSGYFAGLQFGVGVSGGGEVILHALNRLVEARGGVEGLSMLLVDFQNAFNLVNRETMLQEVRRHCPVISRWVDFCYSTSARLYYGEHSLWSCRGVQQGDPLGPFLFALVLHPLVCKIRDSFDLSLQAWYLDDDTIVRDTLVVGKVLDLIMEDGPRFGLHLNVGKTEVFWPTEDPRSRLPGVFPYSIARPLHGVTVLGGLISTCDVFDSDIVAKRVTRTIVLMDSVARIDDPQCELLLLRACTGISKLYFALRTCSPRVFGSAQISFDVALRSSLERIVTASGPGFGDWQWRLATFPFHFGGLGVYAAGDVMHYAFLASRLQSAELQAKLLRPSSIIVAGPTFDDALRNFNEVTSSDLLRDPSEIVAPNRMKKLADIYFTKVTANSDSVFSLTPRQVALWKSQQGAHSSDWLRAVPISGLEQTMNGRTYRSVLSYRLGVPLCWRWILVLYLLLVPLPALLRASQWSLLLPLAPP, from the exons ATGCCTGGTGGCAGTTTGCAGCTCTTACGGGCGACTTTGGATCAGGTTCCCCCTTCCTTTCATGGGGAGGAGGATCTTGATTTGAGCGAGCTTAACCTTCGGCAGTGTcggaggaagatttgtgatggtcatTATACTGCTGTTGTACGGGTGCTTTCTTCATCAGGTATTGCCCCTTACTCTGACGCCACCCTTGTGGCTCTACAGCCTAAGCACCCTGTCGCCCCTTCTCCCTCTTTGCCCCCTTTGTCTGTTAATCATTATCCCTTCGTTGCCTCTCCGGCTGTTGTGTTGGATATGATTTGGAGTTTCCCGCGTGGCACTTCTTGTGgacgggatggttttcgtgcccagcaccttatggattgtttgagtggaGCTGATGTGGCTATTTCTGACGATTTGACCACCTCTATTActcgggtggttaatctttttcttgagggccggtgtccgcATGCTCTGGGTGAGTACGTCGCTAGTGCTCCGCTCACGCCAtttgttaaaccgggtggtggtatACGTCCTATTGCAGTTGGGACTATTTGGAGACGCCTTGTCTCTAAGGTCGGTGCTTTTTTGGTTGGTCCATCTTTATCGGGTTATTTTGCGGGTCTCCAGTTTGGGGTCGGGGTATCCGGTGGAGGAGAGGTTATTCTTCATGCCTTGAATCGGCTTGTTGAGGCTCGTGGTGGTGTGGAGGgtctttctatgttgctggtcgacttccagaatgcgttcaacttAGTTAATCGTgagaccatgcttcaggaggttcgCCGTCACTGCCCGGTCATATCCCGATGGGTGGATTTTTGTTACTCTACTTCTGCCCGGCTGTATTATGGGGAGCATAGCTTATGGTCTTGTCGGGGGGTTCAGCAGGGCGATCCGTTAGGACCTTTTCTTTTTGCTTTGGTGTTGCATCCGTTGGTGTGCAAGATCAGGGACTCCTTTGACCTGAGCTTGCAGGCTTGGTACTTAGACGATGACACTATTGTTAGGGACACTTTGGTTGTGGGAAAGGTCTTGGATCTGATTATGGAAGATGGTCCTCGGTTTGGTCTACATCTTAATGTTGGTAAGACCGAGGTCTTTTGGCCTACGGAGGATCCTAGGAGTCGGCTTCCTGGTGTCTTCCCCTACTCTATTGCTCGGCCTTTACACGGTGTCACTGTTCTGGGTGGTCTTATCAGTACGTGTGATGTTTTCGACAGCGatattgtggcgaagagagtgactAGAACCATCGTGCTTATGGATTCTGTCGCGAGGATTGATGACCCacagtgtgagttgcttcttcttcgggcctgtactggtatttctaaactTTACTTTGCCCTGCGTACTTGTTCTCCACGTGTCTTTGGGTCGGCCCAGATTTCTTTTGATGTGGCacttcgttctagcttggaacgtattgtcacagCGTCTGGGcctggttttggggattggcagtggcggcTTGCCacctttccttttcattttggtGGCCTCGGGGTTTATGCGGCTGGGGATGTCATGCACTATGCTTTTCTGGCGTctcgtttgcagtctgctgagttgcaggctaagctcctacgTCCTTCTAGTATAATTGTTGCTGGCCCTACTTTTGATGATGCCCTACGTAATTTTAATGAGGTTACAAGTTCTGATCTTCTACGTGATCCTAGTGAAATCGTTGCCCCAAATcgtatgaagaaattggcagatatataTTTCACGAAGGTTACCGCTAATTCGGACTCTGTTTTCTCGTTGACTCCACGTCAGGTTGCATTGTGGAAGTCTCAGCAGGGGGCTCACtcttctgattggttgcgtgcggttcctatttcTGGGTTGGAGCAGACTATGAATGGGAGGACCTATCGTAGTGTGCTTAGCTATCGACTCGGCGTCCCtttgtgttgga gatggatactagttctctaccttctactagtaccacTTCCAGCCCTTCTTCGAGCGAGCCAGTGGTCTCTGCtcttgccactagctccgccctag